The Engystomops pustulosus chromosome 1, aEngPut4.maternal, whole genome shotgun sequence genome has a window encoding:
- the OSTC gene encoding oligosaccharyltransferase complex subunit OSTC, with amino-acid sequence MESLYRVPFTVLECPNLKLKKPSWLHMPSAMTVYAIVVVSYFLITGGIIYDVIVEPPSVGSMTDEHGHQRPVAFLAYRVNGQYIMEGLASSFLFTMGGLGFIILDRSNAPNIPKLNRFLLLFIGFVCVLLSFFMARVFMRMKLPGYLMG; translated from the exons ATGGAGAGTCTGTACCGGGTCCCTTTCACTGTCCTGGAATGCCCCAACCTAAAGCTGAAGAAGCCCTCCTGGCTGCACATGCCCTCTGCCATGACGGTGTATGCCATAGTGGTGGTCTCCTACTTCCTCATCACTGGAG GGATAATTTATGATGTGATTGTGGAACCACCCAGCGTTGGCTCAATGACAGATGAGCATGGTCACCAGCGACCAGTGGCTTTTCTGGCCTACAG GGTTAATGGACAGTATATAATGGAAGGCCTGGCTTCAAGCTTCCTTTTTACAATGGGAGGTTTAGGCTTTATAATCCTTGATAGGTCTAATGCACCAAATATTCCCAAACTGAACAGATTCCTGCTGCTTTTTATTGGATTTGTCTGTGTTCTCTTGAGCTTCTTCATGGCCAGAGTCTTCATGAGGATGAAATTGCC CGGATACCTTATGGGCTAA